In a single window of the Gossypium hirsutum isolate 1008001.06 chromosome A13, Gossypium_hirsutum_v2.1, whole genome shotgun sequence genome:
- the LOC107894191 gene encoding deSI-like protein At4g17486: MMKPKNGSHSIKSLRSRNPAANFCMFPKVKSAGCSSCEAPVYLNVYDLTNANGYVYWAGLGIFHSGVEVHGVEYAFGAHDYPTSGVFEVEPRRCPGFKFRKSIFMGITCLDPAQLREFIERQSGSYNGDTYHLIFKNCNHFCEDICYKLTGNRMPKWVNRLARIGSLCNCILPEALKATAVRHDPNFQADNEKKRLRSAFSCLSSISIPQREVSMSSLFLHSHYKGCLPPWELKRSKSCTLKQL, translated from the exons ATGATGAAACCAAAGAACGGCAGTCACTCGATTAAGTCTCTTCGGTCTCGGAATCCAGCCGCTAACTTTTGCATGTTTCCGAAAGTAAAGTCCGCGGGCTGCAGTTCGTGTGAAGCTCCGGTTTACCTAAATGTCTATGACTTGACAAATGCTAATGGCTATGTTTATTGGGCAGGTCTTGGTATATTTCACTCTGGAGTGGAAG TTCATGGTGTAGAGTATGCCTTTGGAGCTCATGACTACCCAACAAGCGGTGTCTTTGAGGTCGAACCTCGACGGTGCCCTGGCTTCAAGTTTAGGAAATCAATTTTCATGGGGATTACATGCTTGGACCCTGCCCAGCTAAGAGAGTTCATAGAACGGCAATCTGGGAGTTACAATGGTGATACATACCACTTGATTTTTAAGAACTGCAACCATTTCTGCGAGGATATATGTTACAAGTTAACCGGGAACCGGATGCCAAAATGGGTCAATCGACTTGCAAGAATTG GTTCATTATGTAACTGCATACTTCCGGAGGCACTCAAAGCTACTGCGGTCCGCCATGATCCCAACTTCCAAGCTGATAATGAAAAGAAGAGGCTGAGAAGTGCGTTTAGTTGCCTATCGTCGATCTCAATACCTCAGAGGGAAGTATCAATGTCTTCACTCTTTTTGCACTCTCACTATAAAGGCTGTTTACCGCCATGGGAACTGAAGCGATCGAAAAGCTGCACGTTGAAGCAACTGTAA
- the LOC107894190 gene encoding dehydrodolichyl diphosphate synthase complex subunit nus1 isoform X1 produces MFFISSFLHVSVHQVTVFKLLPLYFPSSFPISKIYFNLFFFFFSFSFFNFSKPLFSRLCLNRSMDFAKLKRMLCYWIHQIVNILLRLTWHLLHFTIHLFYFAINIANALESHLISKGLLRRYKSLHISKLQYLAIVIESEDCRTSNVIELLQWLADLGVKHVCLYDKEGILKKSKDFILEKFDGATLFQENDVLLDQPLMTLEFASFSDGKEAVAKAANVLFMKYLKSGSTSSYQGEQIFTESQMGEALKTVVGGNGPEPDLLLVYGPARCHLGFPAWRIRYTEIQHMGPLKSMKYGSLIKAIYKFTMVQQNYGK; encoded by the exons ATGTTTTTCATTAGTTCTTTCTTACACGTTTCTGTTCACCAAGTCACAGTTTTTAAACTGCTTCCTCTCTACTTTCCGTCCTCTTTTCCGATctccaaaatttattttaatctgttcttcttctttttttctttttctttttttaatttctcgaaaccCCTTTTTTCTCGATTATGTTTAAAT AGATCAATGGATTTCGCCAAGCTAAAGCGGATGTTGTGTTACTGGATTCATCAA ATTGTGAATATCCTACTTCGGTTAACCTGGCATCTCTTACATTTTACTATCCACTTATTCTACTTTGCGATCAATATTGCAAATGCGCTCGAAAGCCATCTTATATCCAAGGGATTACTTAGGAGATACAAATCCCTCCATATATCCAAGCTTCAGTATCTGGCTATTGTGATAGAAAGCGAAGATTGCCGAACTTCGAATGTTATCGAGCTTTTGCAATGGCTGGCAGATCTTGGTGTCAAACATGTTTGCCTTTATGATAAGGAAG GAATACTGAAGAAATCAAAGGACTTCATCTTGGAGAAGTTCGATGGTGCAACATTGTTTCAG GAAAATGATGTGCTACTAGATCAACCACTTATGACTCTGGAGTTTGCATCGTTTTCCGATGGGAAAGAAGCGGTGGCAAAAGCAGCTAATGTACTTTTTATGAAGTACTTGAAATCAGGTTCCACCAGCTCATATCAGGGAGAGCAAATCTTCACCGAATCTCAAATGGGGGAGGCACTCAAAACCGTTG TAGGCGGCAACGGGCCAGAACCTGATCTTTTATTAGTATATGGACCTGCCAGGTGCCACTTAGGTTTCCCTGCCTGGAGAATTCGATATACCGAGATTCA ACATATGGGACCCTTGAAGTCTATGAAATATGGGTCACTAATTAAGGCAATTTACAAATTCACAATGGTGCAGCAAAACTACG GCAAATGA
- the LOC107894190 gene encoding dehydrodolichyl diphosphate synthase complex subunit nus1 isoform X2: MFFISSFLHVSVHQVTVFKLLPLYFPSSFPISKIYFNLFFFFFSFSFFNFSKPLFSRLCLNRSMDFAKLKRMLCYWIHQIVNILLRLTWHLLHFTIHLFYFAINIANALESHLISKGLLRRYKSLHISKLQYLAIVIESEDCRTSNVIELLQWLADLGVKHVCLYDKEGILKKSKDFILEKFDGATLFQENDVLLDQPLMTLEFASFSDGKEAVAKAANVLFMKYLKSGSTSSYQGEQIFTESQMGEALKTVGGNGPEPDLLLVYGPARCHLGFPAWRIRYTEIQHMGPLKSMKYGSLIKAIYKFTMVQQNYGK, encoded by the exons ATGTTTTTCATTAGTTCTTTCTTACACGTTTCTGTTCACCAAGTCACAGTTTTTAAACTGCTTCCTCTCTACTTTCCGTCCTCTTTTCCGATctccaaaatttattttaatctgttcttcttctttttttctttttctttttttaatttctcgaaaccCCTTTTTTCTCGATTATGTTTAAAT AGATCAATGGATTTCGCCAAGCTAAAGCGGATGTTGTGTTACTGGATTCATCAA ATTGTGAATATCCTACTTCGGTTAACCTGGCATCTCTTACATTTTACTATCCACTTATTCTACTTTGCGATCAATATTGCAAATGCGCTCGAAAGCCATCTTATATCCAAGGGATTACTTAGGAGATACAAATCCCTCCATATATCCAAGCTTCAGTATCTGGCTATTGTGATAGAAAGCGAAGATTGCCGAACTTCGAATGTTATCGAGCTTTTGCAATGGCTGGCAGATCTTGGTGTCAAACATGTTTGCCTTTATGATAAGGAAG GAATACTGAAGAAATCAAAGGACTTCATCTTGGAGAAGTTCGATGGTGCAACATTGTTTCAG GAAAATGATGTGCTACTAGATCAACCACTTATGACTCTGGAGTTTGCATCGTTTTCCGATGGGAAAGAAGCGGTGGCAAAAGCAGCTAATGTACTTTTTATGAAGTACTTGAAATCAGGTTCCACCAGCTCATATCAGGGAGAGCAAATCTTCACCGAATCTCAAATGGGGGAGGCACTCAAAACCGTTG GCGGCAACGGGCCAGAACCTGATCTTTTATTAGTATATGGACCTGCCAGGTGCCACTTAGGTTTCCCTGCCTGGAGAATTCGATATACCGAGATTCA ACATATGGGACCCTTGAAGTCTATGAAATATGGGTCACTAATTAAGGCAATTTACAAATTCACAATGGTGCAGCAAAACTACG GCAAATGA
- the LOC107894188 gene encoding BURP domain-containing protein 13 has product MVLRYTYPVLLCLLILMHGRWGYAVKDEIFLENETKISHHIRSAEVGLFTMDELLNFHVGQKLPIFFPIRNLSLYPPFFLPPKYQNIIPFIKPAAMFNLFKVPPSSPKGKAFLGTLYSCDSINGETTKICATSLDSMLGFVKKAFGPDVDFKFITTTHPTLTTPVFQNYTVLGPPGRLFR; this is encoded by the exons atggttCTTCGATACACTTATCCAGTCCTGTTATGTCTATTGATTTTAATG CATGGCCGCTGGGGATATGCAGTGAAGGACGAAATTTTCCTggaaaatgaaacgaaaatttcccATCACATTAGAAGCGCAGAGGTTGGGTTATTCACCATGGATGAACTCCTTAATTTTCACGTTGGTCAAAAACTCCCCATCTTCTTCCCCATCAGAAACCTCTCACTGTACCCACCTTTCTTTTTGCCCCcaaaataccaaaatatcatcCCTTTCATAAAACCCGCCGCCATGTTCAACCTCTTCAAGGTCCCACCGTCTTCCCCAAAAGGTAAAGCCTTTTTGGGTACTTTATACTCATGCGATTCCATCAATGGCGAAACCACCAAAATCTGCGCCACCTCTTTGGACTCCATGCTCGGTTTCGTTAAAAAAGCTTTCGGGCCCGACGTTGATTTCAAGTTCATCACCACGACCCACCCGACGTTAACGACTCCGGTGTTCCAGAACTACACCGTTTTGGGACCTCCGGGGAGATTGTTTCGGTGA